The DNA window cattgttttagaattcatattaggttgttaatccaacatacttgttagtaaatctagatcttggtaaaataatttccaacagcatGGTGGTGGAAGGACACAACCATCGAGGAGTTGCTTTCTAGATTTGACTTTATTTTGACGGATATTCACTTTTCtagtacaaaaattaaaaaatggcaTCTCCATCATTGATTTGTGCCTCGATTTTGGGGAGCACTAATTGTGAAGATGCGCGAGCATCGTTGAACTCCCCAACCGTTGGATGAAACTTATTATTTCTGGAGGTTTGATCGTGGACCCTTCATCCTCTTTCATGTGGATTGCTTTTTGGGTATAAATACCCTTTACAACTTCCAGTTACCACTTTTCtcttgttttcaaaattttaatgcTTAGAACTTTCTTTGCACTCTTCAAAATCAAGAACTGAACTCAGAGCCAAGTTTCCTTCTTCAATCTGGATCACGCTGTCGACTTTCCATTCACCTTCTGTTGAGGATTCGAGCACGAGAGTTTCCACATCGTCAATCCCCAATGATCAGGAGTTTTACGCTAGAAAAAAGTGCAAACCTAGATTTTAATGTAGAACTTGACTTGTTGATTGCCCTAGCATCTCATCTTCGTGAAAAACATGTGATCGACTTCCTCAGCCtatgttaggctaaaattagtctaagattcgggtcatatttcggttagttttcactctttgtttctagttttagggctatattacgcttgattcttttgtttcaggtcctcgggcatttaaagaaagtatgtacaagaattgaggaaaaacggggaaagaatcgagaagaaaaaccaaaattggTGTTGCTGCCtattcccgtcgcgacggggaatttgccagtcgcgacgggaactgacaGAAAGTTTCAAAAATTCGATGCTGAACTCCCGTCGtgacgggggctttgccagtcgcgacgggcacccagtgacgggatttttgggcagtttcgtaatttcacgaattttaaagatgagaattggtttaaatagcaaggtttcgtgaaaattagggattattgagaattagaaccctagaaacaaagaaggaggctagaagagcggcttgtggcgacccggatcaattgcttcaactagttctttctcttctctttaattttctatgctattttctgtttcaatgttaattatggatttgattatggatgttttgaactaaactcctatttagggagaatgatgaatgttgtttaagtttttcctagttaatgaataattgccattcctccatcttgattgtgaacactattcatatttatgtttaatttccatgtgcaagcttgatcaccttctacatgttctatgatctcaattcaaaatctgaaaagtgagaattgagaatgctaaaattggatagtctaggttttgatgtgaaacgaaagtatttacatagcctttgtgacatttagattattgcttaatgctgatttcatgttaatttaattaagagattaattagagagcatgagatttagaacctagaagatctgaaaagagctaggttaatttataatctgtcattcacttcaagagaaggatagcaattagacattaacattggtaacttaacaacaggattcgtctccctattctctcatcttgattaatattcacttgtttctttaagtttcttgaatttatttcttccttttttaatcataaatacttttgatttgccaaatagaattataagtatagtttagtagtaattaatccaattccctgtggttcgacctcacttgcgtgagtatactacttgattgcgtgcacttgcgtagtaaatCATAAAttcagcaacaagtttttggcgctgttgccggggaattgtttaaagattgatattacataaaattatactaacttctactttggttaattatttttgcttacttctaatctgtttcttttagattaaattttgtaatattattaaaaaaattaaattttgttctaatttgatttttctttttagttttagtattaattttgttgtttcaaatttttatcttttaattacgaatttagttttattttttattttttaattttactaatgttgtacttatgagtttgacctgcaagataaatccagatgctatatcttgaggattttgcccaacaacacaatgaatcattctattctgcttggaggagatttaaagagcttggagacagatgttatcccactttctcaagtggatgttttacgtggctcttttataatggacttgatgatgaaacaaaaagttgggtggattatggagcagaggttaCTGGAGAGCCTTTGTTAAGGAGAGGCCATGaagcaataaatctgttgaatgatatggcagattttgattatgatTGGCATTGGAATCCATCACTTCAAGGTTGGAGTCATCAATACCCTCCTTATTGTCCAAACTCACCCCAACCAATTGAAGAAGAGGAGGATATACTATCACTTCCAAAAGAGATTAATCGATTGGCGGACATGgtaaaagctctatgtgataatTTAATGGCGCAGGATTCAGAGAGTTTTAAGGATAATAACTCAAATaacgaaagttatgagagttgtttgAATATAGTAGAAGCACCATCAGATGAATACATAGAAGAGACTGAGCCTagaattgaagagaaagaatCCTTTGAAGTGGTTGAAAATTTGGATACTTTGGATGCTTGCTCAACAAATGATGAACTCAATTTGGTGAATGAAGAAACATCCATCCTCAATGATGAAATTATTGAAGATCAAATCACAGTCAAGGATGTGGATGGTCATGAGGAAACTGAACAACCAATTGAGAGGTTATTTGAGAAAAGCAAGAAAGAGGTGCCATTGGTGGTAGAAGAATCACTTGTAGTTGTTGATTTGAGGTTGTCAACACCACTATATTATGAACCCCCAATGGACCCTTATTTTCCACTAATGCCGCATTCTCCATATTGTATTCTCTTCGAGTTaccaaaggcttctccccaagcacatcatccaaagtcttatgttgttggtgctgacttttgttcaaactcatcgcttgccaagcttgaaggcaagtataACAATACTTTTCAAGTtttcttgcatgacgcttattacgggcgtcaaccgcttgttgatgtggcgctcaggtaagtttcctttcctttttctttaatgtcacattggggacaatgtcatatttagtttggggggagagacttaaaatttttaaattctgcattttaattatctgttttagttaaggaatggcaataagctagaAGATAATTGTGtgctgctgattagtgtgatgtgatctgaaattgtaaaataactgtgtgcttgattatgctaactctttggattagtttggatgcttaggaaCCTGTGTTTATCTGTAAATATTCAagttgtgaaaattgttataattgttttactatggtttgtggtaagattgacaggatagcttagaacttgcatgtttattcttttgagacgaaatccttgatggtgttcaattggaatatgacttaggcatttgttggatagtttgagcctttcaagcctaccgtaataatgtgtatccctagttaaccttttgagcctaaacctattatgtttttcacccatcgatttgaaaaattgcaaccacactattaattttttttttcaccctgttatccatgatatcataagcgaCATAATTAGTCtgggggaggagaaacatttagtgtgaggaaatagtgagagtgaaaaaaaaaaacttgtaagattgagaagaggaaaattgtgtaattcaatgtcactgaaaaaaaaaagaaatatgatgaaaaaaaaaacacaataaaaagtaagaaTGTGTGTGAAaaaatttcagtgatgttgaaaaataatagagacgtcttctatcaatcttggtaaatttgggaatattatgggatcttagaaaaaagaaaagtaagaagcttgtgggttctgtttgtgtgcttatgatatcttgagccaaaaattgtcttttgcctatccctgaatatctgagccatactacctaaagccttgaaaagacctaatgattccaaagaatactgtcaacattagtggagaaaggtaagcatgcaagcttatgagttatcgggttgtggaactgttggaaagagtaaaacttttataacaatgtttcacatttgaataaatttttgcagttgtacatagtgttataaactgagcatttaaattaattgttagagttggtagaattgaaattctagtttgcgcAATAGAAGAGAACAACACATGAGGCAGTAGTATtatgattatctgatagcgtagttagtagattagtagttagtagtatttacttttttatcttactcgagggcgagtaagaatctagtttgggggaatttgttaggctaaaattagtctaagattcgggtcatatttcggttagttttcactctttgtttctagttttagggctatattacgcttgattcttttgtttcaggtcctcgggcatttaaagaaagtatgtacaagaattgaggaaaaatggggaaagaatcgagaagaaaaaccaaaattggTGTTGCTGCCtattcccgtcgcgacggggaatttgccagtcgcgacgggaactgacaGAAAGTTTCAAAAATTCGATGCTgaactcccgtcgcgacgggggctttgccagtcgcgacgggcacccagtgacgggatttttgggcagtttcgtaatttcacgaattttaaagatgagaattggtttaaatagcaaggtttcgtgaaaattagggattattgagaattagaaccctagaaacaaagaaggaggctagaagagcggcttgtggcgacccgaatcaattgcttcaactagttctttctcttctctttaattttctatgctattttctgtttcaatgttaattatggatttgattatggatgttttgaactaaactcctatttagggagaatgatgaatgttgtttaagtttttcctagttaatgaataattgtcattcctccatcttgattgtgaacactattcatatttatgtttaatttccatgtgcaagcttgatcaccttctacatgttctatgatctcaattcaaaatctgaaaagtgagaattgagaatgctaaaattggatagtctaggttttgatgtgaaacgaaagtatttacatagcctttgtgacatttagattattgcttaatgctgatttcatgttaatttaattaagagattaattagagagcatgagatttagaacctagaagatctgaaaagagctaggttaatttataatctgtcattcacttcaagagaaggatagcaattagacattaacattggtaacttaacaacaggattcgtctccctattctctcatcttgattaatattcacttgtttctttaagtttcttgaatttatttcttccttttttaatcataaatacttttgatttgccaaatagaattataagtatagtttagtagtaattaatccaattccctgtggttcgacctcacttgcgtgagtatactacttgattgcgtgcacttgcgtagtaattaataattttcgcaacagcCTAACCCAATGACAATTAGCTTGACATCTCCACTTTCAATACCACATATATCGATGTTAATATGTTAAGTTTGTAAGTAATAACAAATTGAATAagttattgaaaattaaaattggtATATAGAAtactatattaaaaaaaaattataacgaTAATAAGAAAGATTAATAATAAACTTTGTATAGtcaataattttaatatgattgtaccaataaaaatttataaaattatatgaaaactatatattagatcatatATGAGGTGGATAGTATCACCCTTAACCCTGCCCCATTATCCTTTTCGGGTATCCATCTCCGCAGGACAAATTTCCATATCTATTGGAGAGAGTATAAATTTCAAGGTCCTCCTTCAAGACCCCAAGCTTTTACAGTCTTGCAAAGTCTAGCAATAGGAGTACTTGAAGAAAGTGAATATATCTCACATAAACACACGTCGATTTAACCCTGCTGCTCACCCAACCCATATTTTTCCACTTTCTGATAGGTTTATGATATTGATTGTTTGTGGGTGTAATTGGTCTTGTTACAGATTCTTTTAAGCTAATTGGTAATTGGTGTTGttcattctttttttaattggtgttgtttttgtttatgtATTTGTTGTTTCATATAAAAATTCCATATTGATTgggaaattttcatttttacggTGTTTATGGAACAAGTTTgcaaaaataagacttttttccaaaaaaaaaatatatattatatattttagaggaaaaaaataaaaaaaatatatatatatgaaaaactATAAGGTAAATTTACATTGCTCTTTTAAAGGAGTGTTTTGGTAACTCCTATCTGTCTCGGCATTTAAGAaagtattttagtttaaatttttttttatgatcatATACAATATGCTATTTAAAACtacatgtaaatttttaaaaaaaattaagtagttTACTATATCAAAAgtaaaatttacatattttgtTGCAAgcgcaattattttttttatacacatAGTAAGTATTTGTTTAAATCATATTTTCAACACCGTaaactatttagaattttttaaaattttactaagggtcttaaataactacatatatgatcataaaaaaaaataaactaaaaaacttTCTTAGATATCGAACAGATAAAAAATCTACTAAAACAACTCTAGTATCTAGTTATCCTTATTaactttttcttaaatttttcccaaaaaaaaatctttttgaaagaaaaaaaaataaccataTTTTTGGAGAGATTTTTTAAGATCCCATAGAATTTGTAATTTCCTCACAAATAATTTTTACATCTCTTGATTTTCCTCTTCCAAACATAGTGTTAGTCACTCTCCTTTTCCACACTAAAATTTCTCCCgctttaactttttaatttttatcatgAAATACTGTCAATTTAATCTCTTCTTTTCCTCAGCAGCTCACTTTCACTATCGTATATATTTTTCACCTCACTCATTTATTTCACCTTTTTCACctcatattatattaaattgtgtaGTGTGTCAAATTTTTACACTATTTGAAATTGATATTAAATTGCATAATACATTTTCATGAGTGCTTCTTTTAGTTTTCTTTGGTGAGAAAAAGATAACACATCTTCtcactcttttttcttttctttttttctcctAATTTGACCCAAACATGAGAAAGAAAGTTCATAAAAGTCGTCCTAAGACTTCCTAGTCAACATTTGACAAGAACCGTAATCAccataaaacaaaaatatatatatattcatatacaacAATAATATACAGACCTTTTACACTTAACAAAATAGGAAGGCTACTGCTTTAGGTAAGGAATGATACTAACTTGATGATTCTTCACTAATTATCTTTtcccctctttttttttttctatctgaGTTAAAATCATCAGAAACATTTTACATTTCACCCAACAAAAATAAGCATATTGGCAAGTCATacgtatttataaaaattacctATTTTTCTTCAGAAGTAAAATCTGGCTCCGCTGGCTTCTGAAGCAGCATCGGTGGCATTCTTTCGGGCATCCTTGTTTTACGTGTACTATTACGCCTTATGGCACGCAGTGCGTTTGCAGCAAAGCGTGAAGCATAAATGGTGGCACCTAAACTAGGTGAGCTCGCCCCGGCCTTGGCCAACGCATCCTGCAACCTATTCTCCTCTTCCCTAAGAGACTCTTCAAGCTTTTTCTTACTGTATCGCCGCCATGCTGCTTGAATAAAACAAGCTGCCCAAGTCCTCCACTGCTGCGAGTAAAACCTGAAAGTGTGGCGGAGCTGCTTACTGTGAAGTCTCCGGAACTGAGACGCTACAAACTTCAAATCATCGGCTTTTAATGCAAAGGCTTCAACTTCTGTCAATGCTTGCACAGTTCTAGTCGAGATAGGGAGATTCGATGAAGAATGGGGATCTAAAGCCCATGTAAGAAGTTCTTCTCCACAGAAGTCGCCAGCCTTGAGATATTCAGAATTAAAAAAACCAGTTCTTCCACCATTCGTGGTCACAGTCAGCAGCCTACCCCGCATTATGAAGAGCATTTCATCAACTGGGTCTCCCTCCCGAACAATGTAGCTGTCCTCTGTGTATAGTACTGGCTTGAGTCGATCACACATTGCATCCAATAGTTGTTCGTCCATTTTCTCAAACATCGGCACCTTTTATCAATTCATAAAAGAAAGTAAGCAATTCTAGCAAAACAACTAGAATTTGAACATCAAATCACAAACTCAATCACCTAAGCCAATAAAATCAGGTTTCACAACTTCAACACAACCAATTAAAACGAGATcatttgatttgatttcctTTTCTTTCTCATTCTCACATCAATAGTAGGACTATGATCTAAACAGAGTTTCACCTCTTAAGATATGTATATGAGCCGAACCAAAATATTGTAAAGAAAATAAGCATAGAACAGCTGAGGTACTCACTCTCATTAGCAAAGCCAGGCAGAGATGGCGCTTTATATCCCTTCTAAGATCCTTTGGAAGATTACAAATTAGATTCTCTTCATCAACACCTCTGGTTTCTTGCCATTTGTATTGTTCATAACGTCTGATCCGCTCTCTCAGAGTGTCAGGGAGCAAGCGATGGGACATCCATTGTTCCGCGTCTCTCCTTTTCACTCTCATCTCCTCCAATCTCGTAGTGGTTGACTGCAAATATGTCTATTTCAAAGAAACATGAAAAGTGTTAAGAATTAGAATAAGGGCATTGTATCATATTACCAAAAAGAAACTCTACACCATTCAAATTTATCCTTAAACAAAAATTTATGTTACCAAACAAGGTGTGTACTAACCTGCATATTTCCAAtaagaaatgaaaataataCTAATCCCGCGATCGAAATGAAGACTGCAAAGCAAATTTCCCAGACATAGGTACTAGTCTGAAGGTTCTGACCAAGTGAACtaaagaacataaaaagtaaaaatgagTCATCATATATTGACAATCGAAACAAAATTAGGTGCACCTAAAAAAGTGACAGTAAAATGCAGAACAGAGTTCCAATATGTAGGCAGGAAAGGTTGAAACAAAGTAATATCCCCATTTCTTGTGACAATAATAAAGTTATATCAAAGTCAGCAAAAAGGTACAAAGAGCTATTTATGCATAAAAGGGgtagttaaaaaataaattagcgCACCTCAAATTTCGAAGACCCCACCAAAAGCAGTAAAAGAACTTTTGTGGAAAATCCGTAGATGACTCGACAACACCAGATTTAAGAGCATCAAGGAAtattccaaaattaaataagtcaCTATTATCATCTTGTATTGGACAGGAAGCATTTAAAAATATGTTATTCATTTGGAAGCTATCACAATATAAAGAGTCCCGGTTGCATGTCGGAAACCTCTCACAGGCCTCTTGCCAGCATGTAGTTTCCCGTTCTATAGAAACCAAGTACCAGAAGGCTCCAAGTACCTAAACCAGCCAATTACTCAACAATCAGGAACTTAATAATGAGAGAATATAATACAAATCATTTCATAAGGTTTAAGGTACCTATGTTGGAAATAATAAAGCTTACAGGCCAAATTCTTAATCACCAAG is part of the Cannabis sativa cultivar Pink pepper isolate KNU-18-1 chromosome 5, ASM2916894v1, whole genome shotgun sequence genome and encodes:
- the LOC115716012 gene encoding cyclic nucleotide-gated ion channel 1, whose translation is MNFQQEKIVRFQDWNAEKNKDVLYSPNDEMNPGKLKLTLNTVSHTFQRGFESGSERLKRIKRSLKSCSFDSAMSKNFGSEKKILDPLGPFLQRWNKIFVLTCVIAISLDPLFFYIPVVDDARKCLDLDRKLEITASVLRSFTDIFYIIHIIFQFRTGFIAPSSRVFGRGVLVEDACAIAKRYLMSYFLIDILAVLPLPQVVILIVIPKLKGSTSLNTKNLLKFIVFFQYFPRIIRVYPLYTEVTRTSGILTETAWAGAAFNLLLYMLASHVLGAFWYLVSIERETTCWQEACERFPTCNRDSLYCDSFQMNNIFLNASCPIQDDNSDLFNFGIFLDALKSGVVESSTDFPQKFFYCFWWGLRNLSSLGQNLQTSTYVWEICFAVFISIAGLVLFSFLIGNMQTYLQSTTTRLEEMRVKRRDAEQWMSHRLLPDTLRERIRRYEQYKWQETRGVDEENLICNLPKDLRRDIKRHLCLALLMRVPMFEKMDEQLLDAMCDRLKPVLYTEDSYIVREGDPVDEMLFIMRGRLLTVTTNGGRTGFFNSEYLKAGDFCGEELLTWALDPHSSSNLPISTRTVQALTEVEAFALKADDLKFVASQFRRLHSKQLRHTFRFYSQQWRTWAACFIQAAWRRYSKKKLEESLREEENRLQDALAKAGASSPSLGATIYASRFAANALRAIRRNSTRKTRMPERMPPMLLQKPAEPDFTSEEK